A stretch of Priestia aryabhattai DNA encodes these proteins:
- the thiE gene encoding thiamine phosphate synthase, whose product MTNEEIKKLLQVYFIMGSNNCTKDPREVLKEAIEGGITVFQFREKGEGALTGEAKYQLAKELQQICHQHNVPFVVNDDLDLAIRIQADGVHIGQEDEKAHVVREKIGKGIVGVSVHNVQELKQAMKDGADYVGMGPVFPTSTKKDAKAVQGTKLIEEVRNQNIDFPIVGIGGITPENAKQVVEAGADGVSIITAISLAASPKEKAAQLKEALGK is encoded by the coding sequence ATGACAAACGAAGAAATTAAAAAGCTGCTGCAAGTTTATTTTATAATGGGCAGCAATAACTGTACAAAAGATCCGCGAGAAGTGTTGAAAGAAGCAATTGAAGGCGGCATTACCGTGTTTCAATTTCGCGAAAAAGGCGAAGGTGCGCTAACGGGGGAAGCGAAATATCAGCTGGCGAAAGAACTGCAGCAAATTTGTCACCAGCACAACGTTCCTTTTGTTGTAAATGATGATCTTGACTTAGCGATTCGCATACAAGCAGATGGCGTTCATATTGGACAAGAAGACGAAAAAGCTCACGTTGTTCGAGAGAAAATAGGAAAAGGAATTGTGGGCGTCTCTGTTCATAATGTACAAGAGCTGAAGCAGGCGATGAAAGACGGAGCGGATTATGTAGGAATGGGACCTGTTTTTCCTACTTCCACAAAAAAAGACGCAAAAGCAGTGCAAGGTACGAAATTAATTGAAGAAGTGCGAAACCAGAATATTGACTTTCCAATTGTAGGAATCGGTGGTATCACGCCTGAAAATGCCAAACAAGTAGTAGAAGCAGGTGCAGATGGCGTTTCTATTATTACGGCGATTAGCTTAGCTGCGTCTCCAAAAGAAAAAGCAGCTCAATTAAAAGAAGCGTTAGGAAAATAA
- a CDS encoding pyridoxamine 5'-phosphate oxidase family protein yields MNEQKIAKKVNEVLEGNRVGTLATVVNNKPHSRYMTFFSDEDGIALYTPTNINTHKAEEIEANPNVHVLLGYSGEGYGDQYLELSGTAVLRTGDQLKGRIWNDHMKEWFDGPNDPEYVVLEITPNEIRFMNEGEETPQTVQL; encoded by the coding sequence ATGAATGAACAAAAAATTGCTAAAAAAGTAAATGAAGTATTAGAAGGAAATCGTGTAGGAACATTAGCCACAGTTGTAAACAACAAACCCCACTCTCGCTATATGACATTCTTTAGCGATGAAGATGGTATCGCTCTTTACACACCAACAAATATCAATACACATAAAGCAGAAGAAATCGAAGCCAATCCGAACGTACACGTACTATTGGGCTACAGCGGCGAAGGATATGGCGATCAATACTTAGAATTATCTGGTACAGCTGTTCTTCGTACCGGTGATCAGTTAAAAGGACGTATATGGAACGATCATATGAAAGAGTGGTTTGACGGTCCAAATGACCCTGAGTATGTTGTTCTTGAAATTACGCCGAACGAAATTCGCTTTATGAATGAAGGCGAAGAAACTCCTCAAACTGTTCAGCTATAA
- a CDS encoding helix-turn-helix transcriptional regulator yields the protein MNKQEVIKSVSDKIRLIRLERNYSQDRMAEVIGISKKTLVQIEKGRTEAGWTTTVAVCGLFRDSEILQSVLGDVPLEVVEIIAHNGVSSPKDKTLGGRVWWKEIQKEGSFRLQQNMISQHYRILDDQDYRWFSSFDKSEAVERFEELTNE from the coding sequence ATGAATAAACAAGAAGTGATTAAATCAGTATCGGATAAAATACGATTAATTCGTTTAGAAAGAAACTATTCACAAGACAGAATGGCTGAAGTCATTGGTATTTCAAAAAAAACATTGGTTCAAATTGAAAAAGGACGAACGGAAGCAGGGTGGACGACCACTGTTGCAGTATGCGGTTTGTTTCGTGACAGTGAAATCCTTCAATCAGTTTTAGGAGACGTCCCTTTAGAAGTAGTAGAAATCATTGCTCATAACGGCGTATCTTCTCCAAAAGATAAAACGCTCGGGGGAAGAGTATGGTGGAAAGAGATTCAAAAAGAAGGTTCTTTTCGTCTGCAGCAAAATATGATTAGTCAGCACTATCGTATTTTAGATGACCAAGATTATCGATGGTTTAGTTCATTTGATAAAAGCGAAGCGGTAGAAAGGTTTGAAGAATTAACGAATGAATAA
- a CDS encoding anti-sigma factor, producing MSCQDMKHQWEKYKNGTLTDKEAEALEEHTENCEACSAHLEHLLTEDEPLSSTPSTTPLSDDTILDNKKVKKSIYIAKWKQRLSNVTTVISSVVLLWIIGSFLSIVYYHQSKTEYINSVNQAAIESAFPNVHIRETTSDTQSFFRMQSQMEAYKQIGREEQAIGTFTFHQLFDKTSGVEKEFSGGKYDLNLSFVYPDPKKLKQHAQEYKEWSNETWKALENLPKGTVSEVAISFDDTYSLKEVQQKMNAIDSRDFSTSWYALNTGHEQKTSTKDEPLIDLTSTFGFPEFLDLPYDHKGNQTHSISKSNVLNMMKLLADNEETVQKVRQLDHSDLLLKQRYSYVKKHGVGVYGVVITGPTKKLLKLKNDPSITYASLGDVELWNWFNRPSSGTLMNQ from the coding sequence ATGAGCTGTCAAGATATGAAGCATCAATGGGAAAAATATAAAAACGGCACTTTGACAGACAAAGAAGCAGAAGCACTTGAAGAACATACGGAAAATTGTGAAGCATGCTCAGCTCATTTAGAGCACTTGCTAACCGAAGATGAACCGTTATCGTCAACTCCATCAACTACTCCGCTAAGTGACGATACGATATTGGATAATAAAAAAGTTAAAAAGTCCATTTATATTGCCAAATGGAAGCAGCGCCTTTCAAATGTGACAACTGTCATTAGCTCTGTGGTTCTGCTATGGATTATCGGCAGCTTTTTATCTATTGTATACTATCATCAATCAAAAACCGAATACATAAACAGCGTGAATCAAGCGGCTATAGAATCTGCTTTTCCGAACGTTCATATACGTGAAACCACTTCTGATACACAGTCCTTTTTCCGAATGCAGTCGCAAATGGAAGCTTATAAGCAAATTGGACGTGAAGAGCAGGCCATTGGGACGTTTACATTTCATCAGCTGTTTGATAAAACAAGCGGTGTAGAAAAAGAATTTTCTGGCGGTAAATACGACCTTAACCTTTCCTTTGTCTATCCTGATCCAAAAAAACTAAAGCAGCATGCACAAGAGTATAAGGAATGGTCGAATGAAACATGGAAAGCATTAGAAAATCTACCAAAAGGAACGGTAAGCGAAGTAGCTATTTCTTTTGATGATACGTATTCGCTAAAAGAAGTTCAGCAAAAAATGAACGCCATCGACAGTCGTGATTTTTCTACCTCTTGGTACGCGCTTAATACAGGCCACGAGCAAAAAACAAGCACAAAAGATGAGCCATTAATTGACTTAACATCAACATTTGGCTTTCCAGAGTTTTTAGACTTACCTTACGATCACAAAGGAAATCAAACGCACTCTATTAGCAAGTCGAACGTTTTAAATATGATGAAACTATTAGCCGATAATGAAGAAACGGTCCAAAAAGTTCGTCAGCTAGACCATTCCGATTTGTTACTAAAGCAGCGATATTCTTATGTAAAAAAACATGGAGTCGGTGTGTACGGCGTTGTGATTACAGGACCTACAAAAAAGCTTCTGAAATTAAAAAATGATCCGTCTATCACATATGCGTCACTTGGAGATGTAGAGCTATGGAATTGGTTCAACCGCCCTTCATCCGGTACGTTAATGAATCAGTAA